One segment of bacterium DNA contains the following:
- a CDS encoding metalloregulator ArsR/SmtB family transcription factor — translation MDVETQAKFELRAQVIKAMAHPTRLFIVDQLSKGERCVNELTDLVGADMSTVSKHLSVLKSAGIVQVSKRGLQVFYSLRCPCVMSFFDCVEGVLKTTATGCLTAIR, via the coding sequence ATGGACGTAGAGACACAAGCGAAATTCGAATTACGCGCACAGGTGATTAAGGCGATGGCGCATCCGACGAGGCTGTTTATCGTGGATCAACTCTCTAAAGGTGAGCGTTGCGTGAACGAATTGACGGATCTGGTTGGGGCGGATATGTCTACCGTTTCAAAGCACCTGAGCGTGTTGAAGTCGGCGGGAATTGTTCAAGTGTCAAAGCGCGGACTGCAGGTTTTCTATAGCCTGCGATGCCCATGCGTTATGAGCTTCTTTGATTGTGTCGAAGGCGTCTTGAAAACGACAGCCACTGGATGCCTAACCGCCATACGCTAG
- a CDS encoding thioredoxin family protein, producing MRKLQILGTGCAKCNKLTELTKTAADALGIEYELEKVTDIREIMQFGVMMTPALVVDGKVKIVGRLPSADEMKKLITLEIA from the coding sequence ATGAGAAAACTACAGATACTAGGAACAGGCTGTGCTAAATGCAATAAGCTGACCGAGCTAACCAAGACTGCCGCAGACGCGCTTGGTATCGAGTATGAACTCGAGAAAGTGACTGACATCCGCGAAATCATGCAGTTCGGAGTGATGATGACCCCAGCCCTTGTGGTCGATGGCAAGGTTAAAATAGTAGGTAGGTTACCGAGCGCTGATGAGATGAAGAAGCTTATCACATTAGAAATAGCCTGA